In Arvicanthis niloticus isolate mArvNil1 chromosome Y unlocalized genomic scaffold, mArvNil1.pat.X SUPER_Y_unloc_4, whole genome shotgun sequence, one genomic interval encodes:
- the LOC117701329 gene encoding ubiquitin-like modifier-activating enzyme 1 Y, translating into MDFIVAASNLRAENYGISPADRHKSKLIAGKIIPAIATTTSAVAGLVCLELYKVVQGHQQLESYKNSFINLALPFFSLSAPLAPAYQQYYDQKWTLWDRFDVQGLQPSGEEMTLQQFLDYFKTEHKLEITMLSQGVSMLYSFFMPATKLKERLDQPMTEIVSCVSKRKLGHHVKSLVFELCCNSESGDDVEVPYVRYIIR; encoded by the exons ATGGATTTCATTGTGGCAGCATCCAACCTCCGGGCCGAAAACTATGGCATTTCCCCTGCAGACCGGCATAAG AGCAAACTGATTGCAGGCAAGATCATCCCAGCCATTGCAACCACCACATCAGCTGTAGCTGGCCTTGTGTGTCTTGAGCTGTACAAGGTGGTTCAGGGCCACCAACAACTGGAGTCTTATAAAAACAGTTTTATCAACCTGGCTCTGCCTTTCTTTAGCTTGTCTGCACCTCTGGCTCCAGCATATCAACAG TACTATGATCAGAAGTGGACATTGTGGGATCGCTTTGATGTGCAGGGACTACAACCTAGCGGTGAGGAGATGACCCTCCAGCAGTTTCTAGACTACTTTAAG ACCGAGCACAAGCTGGAAATCACCATGCTGTCCCAGGGTGTGTCCATGCTTTATTCCTTCTTTATGCCGGCCACCAAGCTCAAGGAACGGTTGGATCAGCC GATGACAGAGATCGTGAGCTGTGTGTCAAAGCGAAAACTGGGCCATCACGTGAAGTCCCTTGTGTTTGAGCTGTGCTGCAACAGTGAGAGTGGAGATGACGTCGAGGTTCCCTATGTACGATACATCATCCGCTGA